The genomic region AGGTCATTCGTCGAATCAAGAGAGCTGGTGGGTGGTGCAAACCAGTTTCGACGACGCCGAACTCGCCTCCGAGCCAGAGTCCATGAAACACGAGTAGTGGATTCCGCCTGGCCCCGTAAGGGCTGAATGAAGGATCTGGATAAACAGTATCCGGGTCGAATCAGGGTGGTACCACGAAGCGCCTCAAAGCCTTCGTCCCTGGGTTCTAGGGGCGAAGGCTTTTGTCTTTTTAAGCTGCTGAAAAGCCTTCCTGCGTATTCTTAGTCGTCCCGACCCTCAACGTACCGAAGGCGTATGTGTCGGGTTCGTGCTCCTGCGGCAGTGCAGAAGGAATGTGTGAACAGCTTGTCAGGTGGAGGTGATGCGATGACTCGTATGATCAGAATTTTTGACACGACCTTACGCGACGGAGAGCAATCTCCCGGTGCAAGCATGAACGTGGAAGAAAAGATCATGGTGGCAAAGCAGTTGGCCCGTCTTGGCGTCGACATCATTGAGGCGGGGTTTGCCTACAGCTCTCCGGGGGATTTCGAAGCCGTGCATCGGATCGCCCAGGAGGTGGAAGGTCCGACGATCTGCAGTCTTGCCCGTGCGCGTCCCGAAGACATTGAGCGAGCCTGGGAAGCGCTCAAGGGTGCGCCGAAGGTGCGCATTCACACGTTTCTCTCGGCTTCGGACATCCATTTGAAGCATCAATTCAGAATGACGCGGGAAGAAGCGAAGAAACGGGCGGTGGCGATGGTCCAACTGGCAAGGAGCTACGTGGAGGACGTCGAATTCTCCCCGATGGACGCCAGCCGTTCTGATCCTTCTTACCTGTACGAGGTTATTGAAGCCGTCATTGCCGCGGGGGCGGGCACGATCAACATTCCCGACACCGTAGGATATGCTGTGCCGCAAGAGTTCGGCAGGCTCATCCGGGGAATCCGCGAAGCTGTGCCCAACAGCAGCCGGGCCGTGATCTCGGTCCATTGCCATAATGACCTCGGATTGGCGGTAGCCAACAGTTTGGCGGCCATCGTGGAAGGGGCCGGTCAGGTGGAGTGTACGGTCAATGGCATCGGTGAGCGTGCCGGCAATACCTCATTGGAAGAAGTTGTGATGGGATTGCGGACGAGGAGGGATTGGTATCAGGCGGATACGCAAATCCGAACGGAGGAAATCTCGAAGACCAGTCGTTTGGTGAGCAAAACCACCAGCATGGTCGTGCAACCCAACAAGGCCATTGTCGGCGCAAACGCCTTCGCGCACACGTCCGGCATTCATCAGGACGGCCTGCTGAAAGACAAGACCACATATGAAATCATGAGGCCGGAATCGGTCGGCTTGGTCGAAAGCAAGATGGTCATGGGGAAACTATCGGGACGTCACGCGTTTCGTCAACGAATCGAGGAATTAGGGTATAAGTTGACGGATGAGGAGGTCAACCATGCCTTCGAGCGGTTCAAGAAGCTGGCGGACCAGAAAAAGGAGATTTACGAAGAAGACCTCGAGGTCATCGTCTCCGAAGAACTGGCCAAGATGGCCGATCGAATCACGCTGAAATCGTTTCGCGTCGAAAGTGGCACCAATCAGGTGCCGACCGCGACGGTTGAGCTGGAAATCGATGGGAAGGCGATCATCCGGACCGGTACGGGTGACGGGCCGGTCGATGCGGTCTATCGGACTATTGCCGCCATTACATCGACGAAGAGCACGCTATTGATGTACGTAGTGAAAGCCATTACGGGCGGGACCGATGCTCAAGGCGAAGTATCCGTGCGCGTTCAGGAGGACGGCCGGACCGTATCGGGACATGGAGCCGATACCGACATTATTACCGCCTCAGCCCGTGCATACCTGAGTGCCTTGAATAAACTGGCCTGTCTGACGGCCAAACAGGTGCAGGGTGAGGAGAAAGTGAACTTGATTTGAACTGGGACGCACGGTAGAGTGATCGACTCGCTGAGCCTTGCCGCGGGAAGGGGAGTGGTCCGTGCTGAAGGTCACGCTTTCGGAGCGTCCGGAATTTTTGGCCGGAGACCATACCCGACTTCGTGAAATCTTTCACCCGGCCAAACACCATCTGCAATTGGGGTACAGCCTCGCGCACGGGACACTGGACCCGGGTCAGCGTTCCAAGCGGCACGTCCTGAAGTCGTCCGAGGTGTACTACTTTATCGCCGGAAGAGGGCGGTTTCTCCTCAATAATCGAGAGATTCCGATCGAGGCAGGCACGACGCTGTATGTCCCGCCTGGCGGCGAGCAGTCGCTGGAGAACACGGGCAGTCAAGTGATCGAATTTCTGTGCCTGGTGGATCCGGCTTGGAAAATGGAAGACGAGCAGGTGTTGGAGTAACGCCTGTCAGCCAAAGGAGTCGAGTGACGTGAAAGCCAAGATTGCAGTGCTCGCCGGTGACGGTGTCGGCCGGGAAATTGTTCCCGAAGCGGTCAAAGTGCTGAAGGTGGTGGCGGAGAAATTCGGCCACACGTTCGACTTCGCCTATGGCGACGTCGGTGGGCAGGCCATCGACAAGGTCGGAGTGCCGCTACCGCAAGACACGTTGGCTTTGGCCAAACAAAGTGACGCGGTGCTGTTGGGCGCCGTCGGCGGTCCTAAGTGGGAGGGGCTCGAGTACAGCTTGCGACCCGAACGCGCGCTGCTGGGGCTTCGTGAACAGCTCGGGCTGTTTGCCAATCTTCGGCCCGCCAAACTGTATGAAGTCCTGGCCGATGCGTCCACCCTCAAGAAGGAAGTGATCGAGGGCATCGACATCTTGGTGATCCGTGAATTGACCGGCGGGATTTACTTCGGCAAACCGAAAGGGATCGAGGCGCTGCCCAACGGCGGCGAACGCGGGGTGAACACGGAGGTCTATACAACGGAGGAGATCCGTCGTATCGCGAAGGTGGCATTCGAGGCGGCACGCAGGCGGCGCAAGAAGGTGACCTCCGTGGACAAAGCCAACGTTCTGGAATCATCGGAACTGTGGAGACGGGTGGTGATCGCGGTGCAGAAGGATTTTCCCGACGTGGAGCTCAATCACATCTATGTCGACAATGCCGCGATGCAGCTGGTCAGAAATCCTAGGCAATTCGACGTCATGCTCTGCAACAACATATTCGGCGACATTCTCAGCGACGAAGCCGCCATGCTGACAGGATCCATCGGCATGCTGCCGTCGGCAAGCATCGGAGCACAGGTCGGCCTATTCGAACCCATTCACGGCAGCGCCCCCGACATTGCCGGAAAAAACATCGCCAATCCGATCGCGACCATCGCCTCGGCCGCCATGTTGCTGTCGTACGCATTCAAGTTGGACCGAGAGGCGCACGCAATTGAGGAAGCCATCGTGAAGACCCTGGATCTGGGGTATCGCACGAAGGACATCCATAGCGCCGGTAGTCGGCTGGTTGGAACAACCGACATGGGTGAAGCCGTCGTCCGGAACCTCAAGTAATCGGGACCTATGATGCCGAGAGAACTGACACGAAAGGCCGGCGCGATTAATACGGTTGCCGGAACGGGGGATGGAGCGATGTCGGGCGACGGCGGTTCCGCGGTGTCGGCTTGTCTGAACGAACCCAAGTCGGTGGCGTTCGACACCCGCGGCAATCTTATCATTGTTGATTCCGAGAACCATGTTATCCGCAAAGTCGACCGGTTGAGCGGAGTCATCGTGACGGTCGCGGGTTACACCGAGCCGTTCCAGCGCCGAGAGGACCCAGTTCAGCCCGAGGGCGGAAGTATCCCAATGGAGGAGGATCCGTTGGCGGAGCAGACCTCGGGTGCGCAAGCTTTTGCGCATCAAACCGATTTGAGCGGAACCGTGCGCTATGTCATCAACGGCGGCGGCCCCTCCATGCGATTCGGCGGAGACGGTGGGCCGGCCATCAAGGCCTTGTTAAATTTTCCCACGGCGGCCGCGGTGGATGCGGACGGGCATCTGTATATCGCGGATACCATGAATCATCGAATCCGGCGGGTCGACGCAGCATCCGGTCGAATCACCACGATCGCGGGTGTGGGGCAGCCTCGATTCAACGGGGATGGAGGACCGGCCGAGGCGGCGGGCTTGAATGAACCGAGCGCCCTGGCCATCACCGCTTCGTCGATACTCTACGTGGCGGATCAGAACAACAATCGAGTCAGAGCCATCGACCTGCATACCGGCCTGATCCGCACGGTCGCGGGAACCGGGGCCGCGACATACAATGGCGACGGGATCCCTGCCATCGAGGCCGCGCTGGCAGGTCCCAGCGGTCTCGCCGTTGGCGCGGACGGGACCCTGTTCATCGCCGATACGTTCAACGGGAGAATTCGTTCCGTCGATCCGGATACCGGCATGATTCAGACGGTCGTCGGAGACGGAGGGGCCTATCGCTACCAGGGACCGGCGGAACCTGCCTCCAGCAGCCTGGCTAGACCGTACGGGATCGCGCTCAGTGCCGATGGCCAGCTCTTCATTTCGGATTCGGACAACCATCTTATCCGGAGATGGAATCCCGCGACGGGCCGTCTGGATCGGTTGGCAGGGGTGGGCGTGTCGGCCTATGGCGGCGACGGGGGATTGGCCTTGGATGCGAGCCTGAATTATCCGTTTGGGATTGCCATGGCGGCGGACGGAGGGCTGTTCATCGCTGACACCTTTAATCATCGGATCCGTGAAATCGTCTTGTAACCGGCGGGGGGCATGTGAAGAAGAAATCGAAGTACGTCCTGGGCATTCTCGGCGCAACGGGGGCTGTGGGGAAGGAAACGCTGGACATTCTCGACGAGCGAAAATTTCCGCTGGAATCCTTGCGGCTGTTCGCGTCCAAACGATCCGCCGGGGAGGTCCTGTCTTGCCAGGGGCGGGAATGGAAAGTGGAGGAATTGACCCCGGAAACATCTTTCGCCGGAATCGATTTCGCCCTGATTTCCGCCACGGATGCCATCAGTCGAGAATATGGAGCCCGATTGAGCGCGGCCGGCATTCTGGTCATCGACGACAGCGGAGTCTTCCGCATGGAGGATGATGTCCCGCTGGTGGTTCCGGAAGTGAATCGGCAGGCGTTACGGTCAATGCCCCGACGAATCGTGTCGATTCCGAACTGTACGACGACTCCGTTGGTCATGGCGTTGAAGCCGCTGCAGGAGGCGGCCGGAATCAAGCGGGTTGTGGTCACGACGTTCCAGTCCGTTTCCGGGACCGGGGCGGCGGCAATGGATGAACTGATGAATCAGACCAGAAATCTCATGGCCTTTCGTGAGGCCAAGGCGGAGGTGTATCCGTATCAGATCGCCTTCAATCTGTTGCCGCATATCGGATCGTTCAACGAGGGTGGTGATTGCTCCGAGGAGATCAAGATCATGCGGGAGACGAGAAAAATTTTGGAAGCGCCCGCGCTCCGTCTCACTGCCACCACCGTGCGTGTGCCGGTCTTGCGGTGCCACTCAGAGGCCATCAATGTGGAACTGGAACGTCCTCTCAAGCCGCACGACGCGCGGGCCGCGTTGGCCGAGATGCCCGGGGTATTGGTATATGACGATCCGTCCAAGAAGCTTTACCCTATGCCACTGGATGCCACCGGGAAGGATGATGTGTTCGTCGGACGTATCAGGGAAGACGAGTCGACCGCCAATGGATTGAATCTCTGGGTGGTGTCCGACAATCTCCGAAAAGGGGCCGCTCTCAATGCCGTGCAGATTGCCGAGTGTTTGACGGAACACTGATGGCCGAATGGGCAAGCCTCGGGAAGGTCCTCCTCGGGATTGGGGCCGTCATTGCTTTGGTGGGGTTGCTGTTGTTGCTCTCAGACCGCGTCCCCGGCCTCGGTGGTCTTCTTAGCCTGTTCGGCCGCCTGCCAGGGGACATTTCCTTCAAGCGCGATAATTTCAGCCTCTATATTCCCCTCGGTACCAGTCTTGTGCTCAGTATCCTGTTGAGTTTGGTATTCTATTTCCTGTCATGGATGTTTCGACGGTGATCTCGATTTGCCGATGGGGCATGGCGGTTGTCGTGGGGGTGCTCGTGACCCTCGGGACGGCACCGCTGCAGGCTGCGCAATCCTTGCGGGTTCTCCTTGCCGCGGACGTGGTGAAACTCGATGTCCAGTCGAATAGCTCGGTTTGGGTATCCGATTCCAGCCGCCACGGAAAGGCGGTCCGGCCAGCCGTTCGAATCGTGCCGGCCGGAAAAGGGTTTATGGTCAATGGCGTTCGGATGATGCACGAGCAACTGACCCTGCAAGGGGAGCAGGGATTGACTCTCACCTTTGTCAAGGCTGATGGAACTGCGGGTACGAATGGCCGGGGAGCGATCAAGGCGGCAACGATCCAGCGTGTAACGGTCCCGGTCAGCGGCCTTGTCCATGTCGTTCGTCGAGGCGTGGGCGCATTGGTGATCAATCAGGTCGACTTGGAAGAATATGTCAAAGGCGTCGTTCCAGCGGAGGTGAACTCGTCCTGGCACCCGGAAATGTTGAAAGCCCAGGCGGTGGCCGCCAGGACCTATGCGCTTTACCAGCAGATGCTCAGCGCGAACCGGGACTACGATGTTGTGGCCAGCGTGCAGGACCAGGTGTATCGTGGCAAACAGGGTGTCGATGGGGCCGTATTGAAGGCTGTCGAAGAAACGCGAGGGCTCGTACTCACATACCAGGGGGCGCCGATCTACGCGGCCTTTTCCTCGACCGCCGCCGGTTTGACGGAAGACGCGGTCAATGTGTGGTCGAAGGACTATCCCTATCTCAAGGGGGTCGAATGCCCGTTTGACCTGGCATCTCCCTACTACCAATGGACGGCTTCGTTTCGGAAGGAATTGCTTGAGCACAACCTTCGCCAACAGGGATTTCCGATCGGGATGATCACCGCGCTGACTCCTTCGTCGTTTAGTCGAGGTGGGCGGGTGGCCACATTGCGCGTTGCCCATACGGAAGGAGAGCTCATATTACGTGGCGAAGAGCTGCGGAAAGCGGTCGGGTACATGGTGGTGCCGAGCACGCAGTTTACCGTCGAATCCGTGGGATCTGAGATTGTGCTGTCTGGTTACGGAGCGGGTCACGCCGTCGGCATGTGTCAGTGGGGTGCCAAAGAGTTGGCCGAATTGGGCTATCCTTTCTCTACCATCCTGAGCTATTACTACCCCGATACGCAATTGCAGGATATGGCGCTGACGAAGGCGCCGATCCCTCCCTCTTCCTGATGCAGGTCGCAGAGTTCGATTTTCCCTTTGATCCAAGGCTCGTCGCGTCGGAACCCGTCCTTCCGCGGGATCAGGCCAAGCTATTGGTCTTGCCGGCGAGCCACCGCTCGTCCCATTCGATGATGCATCATCGAGTCGCGGATCTCCCGCACCTCCTGGCTCCGGGTGATTTGATCGTCGTCAATGACACCAAAGTGATGCCGGTTCGTCTCACCGGCCGAAAGCAACCAACCGGAAACGCCGTCGACATCTTGTTCGTCCGTGAAGTGGCAGAAGGATTATGGGAAGTGTTGATCAAAGGCCGGCTCCGGCCTGGTCAGAGAATCGATCTCGGGGTCGACGGCGTTCTCGAAGTTCAATCTCGCGACCGGGTTCGGACGGTGGTCCGTCTCGATTGCGCCATGTCACCGCGAGAGTTCTTTGCTCGGTGGGGCATGATGCCGCTCCCTCCGTACATCGACCGGGCACCCGGCGACATGGACCGTGAATGGTATCAAACGGTGTTCGCTCAAGAGGAAGGAGCGATTGCGGCGCCGACGGCCGGTCTTCACTTTACACCGGAACTATTGACTCGACTCAACCAAGCGGGAATAGGAGTGGCGAGGGTGACTCTGCACGTGGGCATCGGGACATTTAAACCTATCACGACGGATCATGTCGAAGACCATCGGATGGGTTCCGAATGGTTCGAGGTAGGAGCGGAGACCGTTCAGGCCATCGCGCATACCAAGGAGAAAGGCGGGAGGATCGTGGCGGTCGGTACGACCGTCGTGCGCGCACTGGAAACGGCGGCCGCTCGTCAAGGCGCGTTGGGGCCGCAACGTGGAGAAACAAGCCTTTTCATCACTCCCGGATTTTCCTTCCAAGTCGTCGATGCGTTGATGACCAACTTTCATCTTCCCAAGACGACGCTGCTCATGTTGGTGTCGGCCTTTGCCGGGACGTCATTGCTGCGTCAAGCGTACGAGGAGGCTGTACGGGAACGATACCGGTTCTACAGTTACGGCGACGCCATGCTGATACTGAAATCGTGACAAGTTTCGTCCGACAGCTTCCGGTGTGGGCCTTGCCAAAGACGGTTCGCGTCGGTCCAGGTCATTCGTTTGGACGAGGAAGACCGTGCTGTGACGAGGCAGAGTATTGGGTGAGCGTTACAGCAATTCGCGATGAATCGTGATGGGAATGATGGCCTTCAAGGATTGCGTGTAGGCCATGAGCGCACGCTGCTGCTTTTGAAACAAGACGTCCTGCATCGCGCGATCCTTCGCCGCGGCTGCTTTGGAGGGATCGGACTCGGGTTGTCTGATCACGAGTGCTTGGGCTTCGGCCAATTCGGCCGGTGTCAGGGTGACCGCTTCACTGATCATCATCCTTGCCCGATTGCCAAGCAGTTCCTTGGCCTCGATGGACTCGAACAGCGAAGGCGTCAAGTGGTTGGCCGCTAGAAGGCGTTGATAGAGGTCGGGATCGAAGGCCCCGTTCTTCTGAAACTCCGGGATTTGCATGATCGCATCACGGAGATCCTCATTGCTCACGGTCAATCCCATATTCTTGGCTGCCACGAGCCACACGCGGTTGTCGATCAATTGTTCGACTACGACCTGTTTGATGGTTTCATCCTTGAACTCCCCGGGCAGCTTGTCTTTGTAAAATCGATACGAGTTCTCATAGGCACGCCTGAACTCGTCATGCGAGACGGTGAGGTCTCCGACGGCCGCCACGACCGAGCCGCGCTGCTCCCCGAATCCCCACCATCCCATCGTGATGACGAAGGCGATGGCCAGAATTCCCATGATGGACTTGAGCAACCAGGGATAGCTGTGGGAAGCCTCTCTCATCAATTTGATCATGTCGGCTCCTGTAATTCTACGGAAATGAATTGTACAGACCCGTTTCTCCGATGGCAAGTGCGGAGGCTGCGGTTCCCATCGGAAAACCGGCGACGTGACGACGCAGGAGTCCGTGGATTCCGGAAAGTGAGGTTTGTGCTTTCGTTTGTGCTAGGTAGTCGGATTTGTTATACTTTGCCGAATTGTAGGGAGATTCTTTGGCTGCCGAATCTGGCGAGGTTCATCTCTTCGGTTTCAGTACCGGGATGTATCCGAAAGCTCAGGTCCTCAATCGATTCATTGCCAAGTTGATCGACCTATTCATCGTGGCGGGCGCGGCAAGCCTGATCGATCCCGTCGGGTTTCTCGGAGGACTGGCCTATGTCCTGGTGGGAGACGGGTTCGCGGGCGGTCGCAGCATCGGAAAGCGGCTCATCGGTCTCCAGACGATCCTCCCCGATACACGTGTGACGGCAGGATTCAGGGAATCGATCATTCGCAATGTCCCGTTTGCAGTCGCGCAAATGGCGTTCATCGTTCCGTACGTCGGTTGGATCCTGTCGGCCGTGATCATCGCGTTTGAAGCCGTCCTCATTATCGGGAATGAACAGGGCCGACGCATCGGCGACGAATTGGCTGGTACTCAAGTATTGGACGTCGGACGGTTCGCGTTGCCGGATTGAAGCGGCGTTCCGTCGGTCGGCGCGCAGTTTGAAAAGGGAGAATCCTCGTGGGCCTAGCGAGCGACATATTCGGATGGTTCTCGAACGATCTGGCGATCGATCTCGGGACGGCGACGACCCTTGTTTACGTGCACGGCAAAGGGATCGTGTTGAACGAGCCGTCGGTCGTGGCCGTCGAGAAGAAAACGGAAAAAGTGCTGGCGGTCGGTGCAGACGCCAAGAAGATGCTCGGCCGCACCCCCGGCAATATCGTGGCGGTGCGCCCGATGAAGGAAGGCGTCATCGCCGATTTTGAGATGGCGGAGCAGATGCTGAAACGGTTCATTCAAAAGGCGCATAACCGCAGCGCCTTCGTTCGTCCGCGTATCATCATCGGTGTGCCGTCCAGAATCACCCAAGTGGAGCAACGCGCGGTACGGGACTCCGCGGAATTGGCGGGCGCGCGGGAAGTCTATCTGATCGAAGAGCCGGTCGCGGCCGCGATCGGCGCCGGGCTTCCGATCACCGAGCCGTCGGGGAACATGGTCGTCGACATCGGCGGCGGGACGACGGACATCGCGGTGATTTCCTTGGGGGGAATCGTCTACAGTGAATCGGTCAAGGTCGCCGGTGATCGCATGGATGACGCGATCATGAACTACATCAAGAAGAAATATAATCTCCTGATCGGTGAACACATGGCGGAACGCATCAAGTTCGAGATCGGATCCGCCTATCCGTTTGAAGAACGAAAAACCATGATGATCAAGGGGCGTGACCTGATCTCCGGCATTCCGCGCACGCTGGTGGTGGACGATGCCGAAATCAGGGAAGCTCTGCAGGAACCAATTGGAACGATCGTCAATGCGATCAAGGTCGCTTTGGAAAACACGCCGCCCGAACTGGCTGGAGACATCATTGACCGCGGTATCGTGCTGACCGGCGGCGGCTCGTTGTTGAAGGGCATGGATACGCGGTTCCGCGAAGAGACGAATCTGCCGATCATTACGGTGGACGATCCCCTGACTTCCGTCGTGCTGGG from Nitrospira japonica harbors:
- a CDS encoding cupin domain-containing protein; the encoded protein is MLKVTLSERPEFLAGDHTRLREIFHPAKHHLQLGYSLAHGTLDPGQRSKRHVLKSSEVYYFIAGRGRFLLNNREIPIEAGTTLYVPPGGEQSLENTGSQVIEFLCLVDPAWKMEDEQVLE
- a CDS encoding SpoIID/LytB domain-containing protein, with protein sequence MAVVVGVLVTLGTAPLQAAQSLRVLLAADVVKLDVQSNSSVWVSDSSRHGKAVRPAVRIVPAGKGFMVNGVRMMHEQLTLQGEQGLTLTFVKADGTAGTNGRGAIKAATIQRVTVPVSGLVHVVRRGVGALVINQVDLEEYVKGVVPAEVNSSWHPEMLKAQAVAARTYALYQQMLSANRDYDVVASVQDQVYRGKQGVDGAVLKAVEETRGLVLTYQGAPIYAAFSSTAAGLTEDAVNVWSKDYPYLKGVECPFDLASPYYQWTASFRKELLEHNLRQQGFPIGMITALTPSSFSRGGRVATLRVAHTEGELILRGEELRKAVGYMVVPSTQFTVESVGSEIVLSGYGAGHAVGMCQWGAKELAELGYPFSTILSYYYPDTQLQDMALTKAPIPPSS
- a CDS encoding rod shape-determining protein, whose protein sequence is MGLASDIFGWFSNDLAIDLGTATTLVYVHGKGIVLNEPSVVAVEKKTEKVLAVGADAKKMLGRTPGNIVAVRPMKEGVIADFEMAEQMLKRFIQKAHNRSAFVRPRIIIGVPSRITQVEQRAVRDSAELAGAREVYLIEEPVAAAIGAGLPITEPSGNMVVDIGGGTTDIAVISLGGIVYSESVKVAGDRMDDAIMNYIKKKYNLLIGEHMAERIKFEIGSAYPFEERKTMMIKGRDLISGIPRTLVVDDAEIREALQEPIGTIVNAIKVALENTPPELAGDIIDRGIVLTGGGSLLKGMDTRFREETNLPIITVDDPLTSVVLGVGKILDELDLLAKVAVMSQANTFR
- a CDS encoding aspartate-semialdehyde dehydrogenase; the protein is MKKKSKYVLGILGATGAVGKETLDILDERKFPLESLRLFASKRSAGEVLSCQGREWKVEELTPETSFAGIDFALISATDAISREYGARLSAAGILVIDDSGVFRMEDDVPLVVPEVNRQALRSMPRRIVSIPNCTTTPLVMALKPLQEAAGIKRVVVTTFQSVSGTGAAAMDELMNQTRNLMAFREAKAEVYPYQIAFNLLPHIGSFNEGGDCSEEIKIMRETRKILEAPALRLTATTVRVPVLRCHSEAINVELERPLKPHDARAALAEMPGVLVYDDPSKKLYPMPLDATGKDDVFVGRIREDESTANGLNLWVVSDNLRKGAALNAVQIAECLTEH
- a CDS encoding DUF2905 family protein gives rise to the protein MAEWASLGKVLLGIGAVIALVGLLLLLSDRVPGLGGLLSLFGRLPGDISFKRDNFSLYIPLGTSLVLSILLSLVFYFLSWMFRR
- a CDS encoding NHL domain-containing protein — encoded protein: MMPRELTRKAGAINTVAGTGDGAMSGDGGSAVSACLNEPKSVAFDTRGNLIIVDSENHVIRKVDRLSGVIVTVAGYTEPFQRREDPVQPEGGSIPMEEDPLAEQTSGAQAFAHQTDLSGTVRYVINGGGPSMRFGGDGGPAIKALLNFPTAAAVDADGHLYIADTMNHRIRRVDAASGRITTIAGVGQPRFNGDGGPAEAAGLNEPSALAITASSILYVADQNNNRVRAIDLHTGLIRTVAGTGAATYNGDGIPAIEAALAGPSGLAVGADGTLFIADTFNGRIRSVDPDTGMIQTVVGDGGAYRYQGPAEPASSSLARPYGIALSADGQLFISDSDNHLIRRWNPATGRLDRLAGVGVSAYGGDGGLALDASLNYPFGIAMAADGGLFIADTFNHRIREIVL
- a CDS encoding RDD family protein; translated protein: MAAESGEVHLFGFSTGMYPKAQVLNRFIAKLIDLFIVAGAASLIDPVGFLGGLAYVLVGDGFAGGRSIGKRLIGLQTILPDTRVTAGFRESIIRNVPFAVAQMAFIVPYVGWILSAVIIAFEAVLIIGNEQGRRIGDELAGTQVLDVGRFALPD
- a CDS encoding SurA N-terminal domain-containing protein → MIKLMREASHSYPWLLKSIMGILAIAFVITMGWWGFGEQRGSVVAAVGDLTVSHDEFRRAYENSYRFYKDKLPGEFKDETIKQVVVEQLIDNRVWLVAAKNMGLTVSNEDLRDAIMQIPEFQKNGAFDPDLYQRLLAANHLTPSLFESIEAKELLGNRARMMISEAVTLTPAELAEAQALVIRQPESDPSKAAAAKDRAMQDVLFQKQQRALMAYTQSLKAIIPITIHRELL
- the leuB gene encoding 3-isopropylmalate dehydrogenase encodes the protein MKAKIAVLAGDGVGREIVPEAVKVLKVVAEKFGHTFDFAYGDVGGQAIDKVGVPLPQDTLALAKQSDAVLLGAVGGPKWEGLEYSLRPERALLGLREQLGLFANLRPAKLYEVLADASTLKKEVIEGIDILVIRELTGGIYFGKPKGIEALPNGGERGVNTEVYTTEEIRRIAKVAFEAARRRRKKVTSVDKANVLESSELWRRVVIAVQKDFPDVELNHIYVDNAAMQLVRNPRQFDVMLCNNIFGDILSDEAAMLTGSIGMLPSASIGAQVGLFEPIHGSAPDIAGKNIANPIATIASAAMLLSYAFKLDREAHAIEEAIVKTLDLGYRTKDIHSAGSRLVGTTDMGEAVVRNLK
- the queA gene encoding tRNA preQ1(34) S-adenosylmethionine ribosyltransferase-isomerase QueA, coding for MQVAEFDFPFDPRLVASEPVLPRDQAKLLVLPASHRSSHSMMHHRVADLPHLLAPGDLIVVNDTKVMPVRLTGRKQPTGNAVDILFVREVAEGLWEVLIKGRLRPGQRIDLGVDGVLEVQSRDRVRTVVRLDCAMSPREFFARWGMMPLPPYIDRAPGDMDREWYQTVFAQEEGAIAAPTAGLHFTPELLTRLNQAGIGVARVTLHVGIGTFKPITTDHVEDHRMGSEWFEVGAETVQAIAHTKEKGGRIVAVGTTVVRALETAAARQGALGPQRGETSLFITPGFSFQVVDALMTNFHLPKTTLLMLVSAFAGTSLLRQAYEEAVRERYRFYSYGDAMLILKS
- a CDS encoding 2-isopropylmalate synthase is translated as MTRMIRIFDTTLRDGEQSPGASMNVEEKIMVAKQLARLGVDIIEAGFAYSSPGDFEAVHRIAQEVEGPTICSLARARPEDIERAWEALKGAPKVRIHTFLSASDIHLKHQFRMTREEAKKRAVAMVQLARSYVEDVEFSPMDASRSDPSYLYEVIEAVIAAGAGTINIPDTVGYAVPQEFGRLIRGIREAVPNSSRAVISVHCHNDLGLAVANSLAAIVEGAGQVECTVNGIGERAGNTSLEEVVMGLRTRRDWYQADTQIRTEEISKTSRLVSKTTSMVVQPNKAIVGANAFAHTSGIHQDGLLKDKTTYEIMRPESVGLVESKMVMGKLSGRHAFRQRIEELGYKLTDEEVNHAFERFKKLADQKKEIYEEDLEVIVSEELAKMADRITLKSFRVESGTNQVPTATVELEIDGKAIIRTGTGDGPVDAVYRTIAAITSTKSTLLMYVVKAITGGTDAQGEVSVRVQEDGRTVSGHGADTDIITASARAYLSALNKLACLTAKQVQGEEKVNLI